The Streptomyces sp. R28 region GGTCAGGCACCGTGTCCTTCGCGGCGCGTCGATTTCGTCGGGCGAAGGCAGCTTCTTGGGGCGAAGTCAGCTTCTTGAGGTGAAGTCAGCTCCTTGAGGTGGAGCCAGTTCTTGAGGCGAAGTCGGCGAGGTCCTCGTCTCCGAACCCCGCCGCGCGCCGTAGCGCTCCGCTCTCGATCAGGCCGATCACCGCCTCGATGTCCTGATCCAGCCGGCGATCGTGGGTGACGAAGGCGCTGTGCTCCCTGATGAGCCGGTGCACTGCCCGGATGGCCGGCGACGCCTTCTCGACGCCGCGCAGCTCGATCGCCTGGGTGAGGGAGAGCAGTTGGATGGCCGCCACTTCGCGCACCAGTCCGTTGACGGTGCGCGCGTCACGGGCCGAGATGGTGCCCATGCTGACGATGTCCTGGTTGTGCGCCTCCGTGGAGCGCGAGAACACCGATACCGGCCCCGTCTGCTTGAGGGCCTCTGCGGTGACCGCCGAAGCCGCTATCTGCATCCCCTTGAAACCGTGGTGCAGCCCTGCCTCGGGATCGTCCGGCCGGCGTGCGAGGACCAGGTTGGGCGGCAGCCCTTCGTTGAACTTCTCGTCCACGACGAGCGCGAGCTGACGGTCCAGCAGGTTGGCCAGGCCGGCCACCGTCGTCTTGAGGCTGTCCATGGCCTGTCCGACATGGCCGGCGTAGAAGTTCCCGCCGAGGTGGAGGCCGCAGTCGTCGACATCGAACAGGGGATTGTCGGTGGCGGAGTTGATCTCGGTGTCGAGCCAGCTCTCCGTCCAGTCGAGCGTGTCCCGGACGATGCCGATGATCTGCGGGGCGCAGCGCACCGAGTACTTGTCCTGGATCCGCTCCTCCAGCTCGAGGTAACCGCGCCCGGCCGGCCTCTCGCGGCGCACCAGGATGTCGTCGAAGGACGTGGCGAGCCGCGAGCCCGCCAGCAGGGTCCGGATCACTTCGGCGGACCGGACCTGGCCATGGTGTGGCTTGGCGGCGTGGACGAAAGGATGCAGTGCGGAGGCGTTGCCGCGCAGTGCCTCCAGCGTCATGGCCGTGGAGAGTTCGGCGACAAAGGCCAACTCCCGTGCGTCCCAGGCGGCGAGGACCGCGTACGCGGCGGCGAAGGAGGTTCCGTTGATCAGGGCGATGCCCTCCTTGGGCGCGAGCCGCAGCGGCTCGATGCCCTCCTCGCCCAGGGCGTCCAGCGCCGGACGCTCGGTCCCGCGGTGCAGGACCCGCCCCTCACCGATCAGCGCCGCTGCCAGATAGCACAGGGGGACCAGATCACCGCTGGCACCCACCGAACCGCGTTCGGGGATCATCGGCAGAATGTCCCGGCTCAGGCATTCCAGCAGGGTCGACACCGCCTGGGGCCGGATCGCGGAGACCCCCTTGGCCAGCGCGTTGGCCCTGATGATCATGGTGGCCCGGGCCACGTCCGGTACGGCTGCCGGGCCCACACCGTTGAGGTGGTAGAGCACGAGGTTGCGCTGGAGTTCGTGCGCCTTGTCCGGCGAGATCTGCCGGATGCAGCTGTCTCCGAAGCCCGTGGTCACCCCGTAGACCGGAATCTCCTGAGCCAGCAGCTCCTCCTTGAGACCGACGGAGGCGTGCATGCGCTCGACGGCCTCGGCACCGAGCGTCACCCGGGTCTCGCCGCCACGGCGCGCGGCCGCGGCGACCGCGCGGGATGACAGGCCGGTTCCGTCCAGTTCGAGGTGCCGGACCGTGGACACGTGCGGCATGAGTACTGCTCCTCCCCACACCGAGGGAGCGTCCCTAGTAGACGCCCTCGATCAGCTTCTTGCCGTCCGCCTCGGGGACGGGATGAATGTTCTGCAGGGAGTCCCCGACCCCGGTGGGGCTGGGGACCCGCGTGGCCAGGTCGCGTTCGAGGCTGTTGGGCACGAGGCCGTACCTGGTGAGGTAGTTCATGACCACGGCCCCTTCCGACCCGAATGCGACCGGGCGGCTGGAGGAGGGGTCGACCACGCGGTAGAGGACGTAGGGGGCGTACGAGTCGAAGACCGTGTCGCCAGTGGCCTCCGGGTCAGGGCGCTGGACCGTGCCGCTGAGCACGGAGGTGCTGCCGTACGACCCCCGGAACCGCGTCTTGGGAAAGAGCTCCGCGGACAGGTAGTCCAGGGTGTCGGGGTCCATGTGCGCACCGGTCCAGATCACCAGGCGCACCTTCTCCTGGATCAGCGCACGGACCGAGGCACGTTCGGCCAGCCGGGCCAGGAGCGGAGGCGTCGTGATCAGGAACACGATGTCCTGTGATCGCAGGACCAGTTCGGTCTGGTCCACAAGGTGGTCGACGTAGGCGCCCGCACCGGCGGTGTCACCGGCGGCGATCAGGCGCTTCACCCAGCGGGGGTCCAGGTCGATGGAGAAGCGGATTCCACCCCTGGCCCGCGCGATCCTCCGCGAGTACTCGCCGAGCATGTGAGGGCCGCTGGGAGCCACGGCCAGCGTGTGTCCCGTACCGTCGTCGCGGTAGTGCGAGTTCTCCCAGGCCATGTACTGGTCGAACCAGTTCTCGAACATCACGAAGCGCTTGGGAGCCCCCGTGGTGCCCCCGCTCTCGTACACGGCGCACGCCTTCTCCGCCGCTTCCAGGCCCCGGGGGATCAGGTCCTCGACCGGGACGTCCCGGAGCTCGTCCACCAGATTGGGGAACTTCAGCAGGTCGTCGACGCACCGCACGTCCTCGACCGGGTCGAACCCCAGCCGTTCGCGGCGCTCCAGCCAGTACCGGGAACCCGTGGCCGGGTCGAAGTGCCAGCGCATCATGGCTCGGACGTGCGCGTCGGCCTGTTCGCGGGCGTTCATGGCGTGTCACCGTGCTTTCTCGTTCGAGAACGGAGAGGGGGGAAGAGAAGCGGCCCGGGCGTCGTCAGACGCCGTGGTACGAGCCGCCGTTGATCTGGAGAATCTGCGAGGTGACATAGCCACCCGGGTTCGAGCACAGGTAGAAGCCGAGCTCCGCGACGTCCGACGGATCTCCCGCGCGTCCCAGCGCGGTCTGCCGGACGAGCATGGTCTCCCGCGCGGCGGGCAGGCGGCCGCCGAAGAGGTCGGTGCCGGCGACATAGCCCGGTGCGATCGCGTTGGCGCTGATGCCGCGCGGTCCCAGGCGCGTCGCGAGGGTGTGGACGTAGGAGTGGAGGGCCGCCTTCGCGGCGCCATAGCCACCCGTCCCGCCGGATCCCCGGTAGGCGGCGATGGAGCTGTAGAGCACGACGCTGCCGCCGTCGGCCATGAGGGGCAGCAGGCCTTCCACGGCGACGACCGAGGTCATGACGTTCGCCCGGTACGCCTCCTGCCATTCCGTCAGGACCGACGTCACCTCCTCCGCGTCCGCGCCTTCGGTCGGCGGGACCGCACCCGCGCAGCACAGCAGCGCGCTGACGGGCAGTCCCGTCGACCTGACGTGGCTCCGCAGCCGCCCTGCCGAATCGGAGTCGGACATGTCGAGGGCGAGCGGCTCGACGTCCGCTCCGGCCACGCTCGACTCGATTTCCCGCACTGCCTGGGTGAGCCGCTGCTCCTGACGTGCGATCAGGAGCACCTTGTCGTTGTTCTCGGCGAATCGCTTCGCCGTTGCCTTGCCGATTCCGGCGCTCGCGCCGGTCACCACGATCAACCTGGACAGAGTCGAACACTCCATTGACGCGTTGCTGCGAATGATCTGTTGCTGGAAGAAGCAGGAATTTCAGAGGGATCGGGAATTTCAGAGAGATACGGAGGGCGGCTGAAGTTCCGCGAGGAGGGCCTTCCGGTCCGGTTTTCCGATGGCAGTCCGCGGGATGTCCGCCAGTTCCACGATCCGCGACGGGCTCGGGACGTCCTGGAGGGCCGCTCTGATCTCCGATACGCCGACCGCGCTTTCCCGGCCGGTCCAGAACACCACGTATCCCTCGCCGGCGAGGGAATCGGCGGGCAGGGGAAGTGCGACGCATTCCGCCTGCGGCAGGCAGGCGTTCAGCCGCTCGTCGACCCTGGCGAGATGGACTTTGACGCCGTTCACCTTGATCAGGGAGCTGCTGCGCCCGACGAGCCGGAAAGCGCGGGGTCCGGTGAATTCCACCAGGTCGCCCGTGGCCCACTGAGTGGGCGGTCGCGTCCCGTTCTCCGGGCGGGCCAGCCGCGGACCGCGGATCACCAGTTCCTCCGCCTGTCCCGCCGCCGTCGCGTCGGCTTCCCGTACGAAGGACACGTCGGGGAATGTCTGCCAGGGGCCGGCCTCGCTCCGCTCGGCAGCCAACGGCCGGTGGGCGAGCCCTCCGGTCTCCGTCGACCCCAGGATCTCGTGCGCCCGCAGCAGCGGAGCGGCCCCGCGGACGAGTTCGTGGGCCGTGGGCGGCGCGGCCGCCGAGCTGTGCAGGGCGACGACCGAGTGCGCCCGTTCCAGCACCGGCCAGCCGCGGCGCAGCAGTTCCCAGGCCATCGGGATGCAGACGGCCAGGACTCGCTCGCCGGGGGAGACCGGCAGGGGTGCGAACGGATCGGCCCACGCCTGATGGACGGGGACCCGCGCACGGCGGGGCAGCCACTGGCCGAACAGCGCGCCGAACAGGTGCTGCGGCGGCGCGTAGTTGATCACGCGGTCGACCGGGCCGACGAGACGCGTGCCGATCAGCTCCACCTCGCGTTCCATCTGGCCGGGGAGCCGGAACCAGCGGCGTGCGTCTCCCGTGCTGCCGGAGGTGTCGAAGCGGATCTCGTCCTTGCGGTCCTCGGCCCGGTAGGCCTCCTTACGAGCGGGCGTCTTCGTCATGCCGCCTGGTCCTCGACGCGTTCGCGCACGTACTCGGTGGTCCTGCCGAGCGTGCTGAACCAGTAGCGGACGTCGTCGCCGACGAAATCGACCTCGATGCCGAACTCGCCCTCGACGGCGTTGACGTACTCGAGTGCCGCCAGACTGTCGAAGCCCGGCAGCGAGTCGGACAGGTCCGCGTCCGGGGCCAGCGCGCGGGCGGCGTCGCCGAAGCGCTTCTCGAGGACGGCCAGGACACGCGTGTCGATCTCGGTGAGGTCAGTGGTGGGCATGACGGGAGCCTTTCTCTTGGTCGCGGCCGACCGGTATCGGGTCGCCGCTCGTCATCGACCCCGATTCCAGGTAGAACACCCGGTCGGGCTGGGTGGGTTCGAACCGGACCATCAGGTGGGCGCGCTCTGTGTCGAGACCGAGCGCCTCCCTGACCTGCTCGGCCAGCTCGGCCCGGTACGTGTGGTCGCGGTCGGGATGGATGTGGCACACGACGGACGCCCACCGGGCCTGTTTGTCCTCGCTCGTGCCGTCCTCGTAGTTCGTCAACGGCATCGAGCCCGCGAAGTACGCCATGGGCTCCGCGGTACGGAAGGAGACCACGACGTGCGCGGCGTTCGAACCGTGCGCGGCCATCCAGCGGGTCAGGCGCAGCGCGGCCTTCAGCCGTGCGGAGGGGGTCAGCGGAGTGCTGGTCACATCGACGGTCGGCAAGATTCCGTGCCTTTCACGAGAGGGCCAGCGGTGGCAGGGGGTGCCCGCCCGGCGACAGCCGCAGCTCAAGGCGCCGTCCCAGGCAGTCGGCGAGCGGGCCGCCGCTGATGGCCATCAGGGGGGTCCAGGCGAACCCGGCGTCCGCCGTGCGCACACTGTCCAGGAACTTCGCCAGATGCTCGGCGTCCCACTCGAGGTCGAACGCGTCCGCCGCCAGCACGGCCTCGTAGGTGCTCAGCAGATCGGGGACCCGGTTGCCCTCGTTGGCGAAACCTCCGCCGCGGACCCGATGCCGGGCCAGGGTCTCGCCGACCCGGGCGCCGTCGGCCCCGACCGCCCGGTGCAGCGCCCGGAGGGCCTGCAGGGTGGCCCGCAGCGTGGGCCGTCCGCCGGGCACGTTGGCGTACCGGCCGGGTGCCGTCTCGCAGGCGGCCACGTACTCGGCGATGTCCCGCAGGTGGCCGGCGACGCCGTCCCCGCCGGTCCGGTGGAGGATCTCGGCGGCGGCGCACGTCGACACCATGTCCGACGCGCGGCCCTCCCAGTAGCCGAAGCCGCCGTCGGGGTTCTGGATGGCACCGGTGAGCCAGCCCGCGACTCGGGCACGGGCTGGGGCGTTCTCCTCGAACGCCCCCGCCGACAGGGCCCAGAGAGTGCAGCGCACCTCACTCCCTCGGCCGGGCATGTACATGATTCCGTCCTCGTTCGGCAGCATGCAGCTCTCCGCCCACCGCAGGGCGTCGCGTTCCCCGGTGTCCGAGAAGTGGCCGGCCATCAGGCGGGCCGAGGTGGTGAGCACGTCGGAGGCGAGTTCGGGGGTGCGATAGGTGAACCCGCCCTGCTCGGTCCGGAAGGACAGCACCGTCCTGACCACCCCGTCGGCGATGCCGTCGAGGGCGGCGCCGAGTTCCCTGAGCGCCCCCACAGCGCAGAACGCGGCCCACACGTCGGGCACGGGATAACCGGGCCAGCGGGTGAACGACCCCTCCGGTCCCCGCCGGGCCAGGATCCAGGCGACACAGCCCGCGGGGTCCCGTGGGGTCGCGTCGAGGCGGCTCAGGGCGCTGGTGGCCCGGAACGTCGCCCACAGACAGTCCGTCTCGTCGCCCGCCTGGAAAGTGAATCCGCCGGCCGCGCTCTGCCGGTCCCTGAGCCAGTCCGTGAGCCGTTCCCGGTCCCAAGGCAGCGGCCCTCGGCCCCCGGTGGCCGTGTGCCAGGCGGTGACGGCGTAGTAGCAGGCCCGTACGTCGGACGAGCCGTCCTTCGCGTGAGCCGGGCTCCATGCCAGTCCGCCGTCCTCGGCCTGGAGCGCCGACAGCCAGTCGAGCAGCGCCTGCGGCGGGTGCTCACCGTAGATCTCCACCAGAGTGCGTACGGCGTAGTAGGTGGCCCATACGTCCGATGCCTGACCGGGGGTCATGGCGAACCCGCCGTCCGCGTGCGCGGCGCTCCACACCCACGCGGAGCTCGACCTGCCGACCGTGCCACGGCTGTCGGCCGGCAGATCGGCCATGGCCTGGGTGCAGTAGTAGGTGGCCCAGGCGTCG contains the following coding sequences:
- a CDS encoding phenazine antibiotic biosynthesis protein codes for the protein MNAREQADAHVRAMMRWHFDPATGSRYWLERRERLGFDPVEDVRCVDDLLKFPNLVDELRDVPVEDLIPRGLEAAEKACAVYESGGTTGAPKRFVMFENWFDQYMAWENSHYRDDGTGHTLAVAPSGPHMLGEYSRRIARARGGIRFSIDLDPRWVKRLIAAGDTAGAGAYVDHLVDQTELVLRSQDIVFLITTPPLLARLAERASVRALIQEKVRLVIWTGAHMDPDTLDYLSAELFPKTRFRGSYGSTSVLSGTVQRPDPEATGDTVFDSYAPYVLYRVVDPSSSRPVAFGSEGAVVMNYLTRYGLVPNSLERDLATRVPSPTGVGDSLQNIHPVPEADGKKLIEGVY
- a CDS encoding prenyltransferase/squalene oxidase repeat-containing protein is translated as MTYETLLRSSGVVSGESDLWCTYAAVRTLAWLGRVGDLPSPETVAGFLSSRQNSDGGFAWSAGMSSDAWATYYCTQAMADLPADSRGTVGRSSSAWVWSAAHADGGFAMTPGQASDVWATYYAVRTLVEIYGEHPPQALLDWLSALQAEDGGLAWSPAHAKDGSSDVRACYYAVTAWHTATGGRGPLPWDRERLTDWLRDRQSAAGGFTFQAGDETDCLWATFRATSALSRLDATPRDPAGCVAWILARRGPEGSFTRWPGYPVPDVWAAFCAVGALRELGAALDGIADGVVRTVLSFRTEQGGFTYRTPELASDVLTTSARLMAGHFSDTGERDALRWAESCMLPNEDGIMYMPGRGSEVRCTLWALSAGAFEENAPARARVAGWLTGAIQNPDGGFGYWEGRASDMVSTCAAAEILHRTGGDGVAGHLRDIAEYVAACETAPGRYANVPGGRPTLRATLQALRALHRAVGADGARVGETLARHRVRGGGFANEGNRVPDLLSTYEAVLAADAFDLEWDAEHLAKFLDSVRTADAGFAWTPLMAISGGPLADCLGRRLELRLSPGGHPLPPLALS
- a CDS encoding acyl-CoA synthetase gives rise to the protein MTKTPARKEAYRAEDRKDEIRFDTSGSTGDARRWFRLPGQMEREVELIGTRLVGPVDRVINYAPPQHLFGALFGQWLPRRARVPVHQAWADPFAPLPVSPGERVLAVCIPMAWELLRRGWPVLERAHSVVALHSSAAAPPTAHELVRGAAPLLRAHEILGSTETGGLAHRPLAAERSEAGPWQTFPDVSFVREADATAAGQAEELVIRGPRLARPENGTRPPTQWATGDLVEFTGPRAFRLVGRSSSLIKVNGVKVHLARVDERLNACLPQAECVALPLPADSLAGEGYVVFWTGRESAVGVSEIRAALQDVPSPSRIVELADIPRTAIGKPDRKALLAELQPPSVSL
- a CDS encoding aromatic amino acid lyase, translating into MPHVSTVRHLELDGTGLSSRAVAAAARRGGETRVTLGAEAVERMHASVGLKEELLAQEIPVYGVTTGFGDSCIRQISPDKAHELQRNLVLYHLNGVGPAAVPDVARATMIIRANALAKGVSAIRPQAVSTLLECLSRDILPMIPERGSVGASGDLVPLCYLAAALIGEGRVLHRGTERPALDALGEEGIEPLRLAPKEGIALINGTSFAAAYAVLAAWDARELAFVAELSTAMTLEALRGNASALHPFVHAAKPHHGQVRSAEVIRTLLAGSRLATSFDDILVRRERPAGRGYLELEERIQDKYSVRCAPQIIGIVRDTLDWTESWLDTEINSATDNPLFDVDDCGLHLGGNFYAGHVGQAMDSLKTTVAGLANLLDRQLALVVDEKFNEGLPPNLVLARRPDDPEAGLHHGFKGMQIAASAVTAEALKQTGPVSVFSRSTEAHNQDIVSMGTISARDARTVNGLVREVAAIQLLSLTQAIELRGVEKASPAIRAVHRLIREHSAFVTHDRRLDQDIEAVIGLIESGALRRAAGFGDEDLADFASRTGSTSRS
- a CDS encoding SDR family NAD(P)-dependent oxidoreductase, translated to MVTGASAGIGKATAKRFAENNDKVLLIARQEQRLTQAVREIESSVAGADVEPLALDMSDSDSAGRLRSHVRSTGLPVSALLCCAGAVPPTEGADAEEVTSVLTEWQEAYRANVMTSVVAVEGLLPLMADGGSVVLYSSIAAYRGSGGTGGYGAAKAALHSYVHTLATRLGPRGISANAIAPGYVAGTDLFGGRLPAARETMLVRQTALGRAGDPSDVAELGFYLCSNPGGYVTSQILQINGGSYHGV
- a CDS encoding acyl carrier protein, with amino-acid sequence MPTTDLTEIDTRVLAVLEKRFGDAARALAPDADLSDSLPGFDSLAALEYVNAVEGEFGIEVDFVGDDVRYWFSTLGRTTEYVRERVEDQAA